The stretch of DNA TTGAAACAGCttttacataaataattaaaaagtaatccaaatagctgatttttatttttttagttgttgGTTTGCATTCTGTTTGCATTTTCTAAAAGGCGTAAATAATCAGTTATCTCGTGGACCCATATCAATCCTCTCGGCGAACCCTGGTGGCCCTCGGACCGTAGATTGTGAACCTGCGTGCCGCCTGAAATTCATTTCCTGATTGGTTGACTGAACGCTGCGTGATCTCACAGTAAACTCCGGCTGACGGTGTTCAAGTCCGCTGCTCGTCTCTGGCAACCCGTTAATAACCAAACGCTATTAATTGGTGTTTGCACGTGGCCAATCAATCATGGAACTATTGACTCGATATCTGGATAGGAGCAATTCAATTAGGtaaggtttattttttaaatgtcagctgCTCAAAACTAGATCAGGACCATGCTTTcgacctaaaaaaaaaaccttgcaaAGGTGTTAACTACTTtgacaaattatgtttttgagTATTaactaaatgtgaaaatgtgaaaacgGGATATTTAGTCTCTAAAGTTTAAGTTACCTACATTTAATAGATAAAACAACGTCACTTATCAGTCAGAGATACTTCATGACAGGATCACACAGGTAGGCTATTAGAGTACACATAATAGTTGTTAAATGTGCGAGATTAACCCTTAAAATGAATCTCCAGAAACAGTGGAATGGATGTCAGTGAGGCTGTGTGTGATTCACTGTAGGAATACTTAAAGTGCACTGAAACCTTGTGCGTAAACCCAGGAAGCACCATGAATGCAGGCAGTGTACTTTGAGTACATGCAGTTCTtcctgggagaaaaaaaaatattgctcaAGTAAATGAAATAGTAGCTTTCTTGCATTTTCACTTCTGTATTTTCACACGTTTATTTTAGTCTCTTCATATGAACCCAAAGATgaggtgggttttttttactgagTTCACATTAAGAGTTGCCTCATTTGTCTCTCAGCCTTTTTTGTGTCACGTTTTGTTTCAGCTCAACTACGACTCAAGACATTATTAAAGAGGAGATGCTGAGGGATGACATAAAGTACTACTTCATGAGCCCGTGTGAGAAGTACAGGGCCCGACGACACATACCCTGGAAATTAGGGGTGCAGATCCTGAAAATTGTCATGATCACCACACAAGTATGTCCCGAGGGTCTAATGTCAAATGTTTAATACTgcttctgtgtgtttatctgtttgAATGTGTAATCTATGCAGGGCCATGTGCAGTAAATGTATTTGTCtgttgacacttttttttttcacaatacCTACTGAAAAGCATGGTCCACTTACAtaatctgtgtgtctgtttgtgtgtgtgtgtgggtggggggtgggggattAGATTATGAAATAAGGCAACCCCACCCATAGATCTGAACTTTGACCCTTTTGCTGacagtgtttaaatgtacagttATTTTATCTTGAGTTGCACAAGGAAATCTTTTTGTCCCATCAGTGGTGGAAAGACCACTATCATACTCTAAAGTGCaattacattaatattttacttttaataaaaatgtgacattattatataaaagtCCATTGCTGTATATGATATTTGAAATGTTGTAAGACAAGACAAAATCAGTGTGTTGTAAATGGGGAAATTGCGAAATGAAATGtggaaacatgtttttgctAGTGAGACTGACTTTAATTCAGTAAAAGGTGGCTTTAAAAATATTCAGCATAAATACTAAATCCAACAAAGggaataaattaaatgtgtttatcacCTAAGAATTTGTGACTaagaacaattattttcattattgattaatatcTTGGTCATTTTCTTAATTAATAGATTGGGCTCTGTCTGGTATCACAAGACAAACTGAGATCTCTACCTACTGATTTCATTACTTAAATGGGGATGAGAATAGCTGCTAACAAACCCACGCCCCTTACAATTTGTTACAGACACGACTTGCCAGAAATTATATCTCCCTCTATCCTCCTCCATAGTGAACAGCCCGAATATAAAGGGCCACCCTAAAGACTTTGGATTGGTTCTGTAAtggagttgttgttttttttctttaaactctGGAAGATTATCGTCAGCCTCTATGAGCGAAGCGTTGAGGGATGTGCGTCATCATTGTTtcccaaaacacaacacaatgtcctcaaatgttttgttttgtccacagACATATAGGGTATACTTCCATAGGagactaaataaaccagaaaatattcacatttgagaagctggtaTCAAATAATTAAGACAGTTTAGGAATGACTCCAAATTATTAAtccattatcaaaatagttggcacGTAATTAAATAGTGAATCATTGTAGCTCTACTTCCACGTATGACTTTTATTGCAAGCAGAAAACCTAAAAgtgctcttctctctctcatttcctccGTAGCTCATCCTATTCGGCCTCAACAACCAGTTGGTGGTGTCCTATAAGGAGGAGAACACCATGACCTTCAAAAACCTGTTCCTGAAGGGCTACACTGGGGTGGATGAAGACGACTACAGCATTGCTGTCTATACACAGCAAGATGTCTATGACAGTCTGTTTTATGTCCTGGATCAGGCAAGTCGAACCATATCAcctcacacacgcacaaatataaaaacaatagttTGAACTCTGATGCTGCTGTCTTGAATGTGCTAGGGTTgaattttcatcttttttcaggtTAATGAATTCATGTAAATCAAGCACTTTCCAAATAGTAAGAGAATTTAGATGgtacaaataaaaactaaaacctaTATTGTTTATGGTGCATACAATAATTACCTTGAAAGATAAAAGATTTCATTCAAAAAGGGGAACCAGTGATGTTTTCAGGTCCAGGAATCGCCTTGTAACATTGTGTTTTTACCAGAGGCCTTTGATATTTACAGTACAGCCAGTTGGGTCAGCTCTCTGTGGGTCCCATCAGTTTCGCTGAGGATAAAGACGGCAGCCTCCTTCCTCTCATCGTCTGCAAGGAGTACTACAGAAGAGGCAGTGTGGAGCCCTCGGAGGAGGCTTTCGACATAGACGCCCAGCTGGAGACAGGTGAATGGGAACATCtgcatctttaaaaaagaaactgacACGTTACCTAGAAATCAACATATTaatcacttttattatttttctgctcTCAATATGTCTCCCCTTGTAATTTTAGATTCTATGgcacatttatattattatgtagATGACAAACTTgatcttctgtgtgtgtgcttttaaacTAACTTAAATGCCCCAGTGGATATATGAAACAGCCATAATATTCAGATTGATTTTAGATTGAAAAGGTTTTCCAATTATTATAATGGAAAACCTGCATTACTAAATCACAGCAACATTACAGGCAACCAGTAAGCGCATAAATCAAAGCTTCCCTGACAAGGacaatgtttctgtttcttacTGTATGATTGTGgacatgtgtgtgtcttactgtgtgtattttattgtacagcAGAAGAACAGCATTATTCTCATATTTCACCATTATATTAAAATACACCTGTTTAAAACAAGAGCTCAAATAGCAGTAGAAGATTGCAGcgacagtgtttattttctcactctgttcatttcctccttcTCAGTTTGTATGTCACATGATCCATTGACTGCAAACAAATGGAAAACTGAGAATTCATCCTTTTTTGACCTGGACTTTTACAGGTATACCACCAATATAGTGCCACCACTGCTAACTAATAATATATgcattaaaaatatgtttttaaatcacCTTTTCCACTCTCTTGTTCAGGCTTGTGGACATCAAAATAACGTTCCAGCTGAAGGGAATAAACCTGCAGACAGTGCGCTCACGAGAGTTACCTGACTGCTACTCCTTCTATGTTTCGGTATGGTTCGGATACATTTTCTATCATAATCAGGTTAAATCCGACATTAAGAGATGTACTGTAGACAGATTCAAGTGACTGCTGACACTTTGAATGTACAGCATATGTTGCTCTCTTATTGAAACTAGAGATCTACCAGTAGTGATACTGACATATTGGTTCAATACTGACTCAAATAGCTGGATCGGGTATCGTGACAATGGGCAGATCCGATATTGAATACCACTATTGAACCACTAATGAATAACAATTCAGTAAATTCATATCTAATGATTTATTTGTTACAGTTGTTTTACAAAGTCAGGAAAGCAATGTTTAATTGAAGCTTGATTTTGCCttacacataaaataataattcaagtCTCTTCCACACAGTGAGGCATACAgcttatttattaattaattaattaattaattaattatcacaTCAATACTTAGTATCAGACAATACCCAAAGGCCAGGTATCGGTATTGAGACTGAATAATTTGGATTGGTACCTGGGGCGGATTTAGGATTTACAAGATCCAGGGCTAAGCCCAAAGCAACCAGGGCCAGGGCCAATTTTTACTATTGTAAACATTAGTAGTGGTAGTAATTTATTTTGgtcacattcatttttaattgcatttcacTCTGTGcctcaactgaaatgtcttgCTCCACCCCTGATTGGAGCATCCCtagtttaaacacacactttacacaacAAGACAACAAGTTGTCTAATTTTTTACTAATAtgctttccttttctttactcTTGTCTCTAGATAACATTTGACAATCAGTGTCACAGCGGAAAAGTGAAAATATTCCTGGACATAGATGCTCAGAGCAGTGCATGCATAGATTGGAAGATATCTGGGACTGGTAAGGTTTagcaggttttttttcccctggtTTTCTAAAGTGCAGAGAGAATTTTAGCATGTAAATACATGTCTGTAATTTACACATTAATGAATAAAGTTTAGAGGTCTAAATATGAAGTCTTTATTTGAGGTTATCAGTGTAATATATGTGCATCATGTCATTTAATATTGCTCACTTGTGCATTGCCCTGTCCACTATATTCTGCATCCTGtgtaataaattaattaaaaaatattttgaatgCTATTTGGCCCAAAAATGCAAAACTCTTTTACTCCCAACAAAGTTGATAGTGACGAGATCCAGGGTCTAGAAACTGCTGACTGTTACTGAGGCGTTTCCTGCAAACCTGTCATTATCAGTAATGAGTGTGCAACAATTTCATATGAGATAACCCCTCACCCcccgttctctctctctttcacacactcacatttttttttcagctcAGAAGAATACACACTATATTCTGGTTTTTGATGGCTTCGTCATACTGGTCTGCCTCACATCAGCAGTGCTGTGCACCCGCTCTATCGTACTGGCTATCAGGTtactccaggtcagctgatcacTCGCTGCTCACCCGCTCAGTATCATACAGTGTTGTTTTATCCATAAGGTTCTTCCTCTTGATAGCCTTTCTGACTACAGACTTCAGTTGTTTGCTTTGTTGAATTTTTAGAATCATTTTTTAGATTCACAGTATGAccacatttaaaatatcatcCCCATCTCATGTAGATATGATTAAATTCTTGAGTTTGGTACACACTCTGCATGCACTTTGTTACTCTTATAATAAGGTTGTCAATGTAGAATAAACATTAAGTCGTCTGCTATTCTGGCGTGTTACTGCAGGTTTATTTCTAGtaggaaacacattttcattggtGTAATTTCAGAGATTCTCCAGGTTCCTCCATGAGAACTACAATCGTAAAGTGTGCGAGGACGACCAAGGCGAGTTCCTGAATGGCTGGTACGTGCTGGTCATTGTCAGCGACCTCTTGGCCATAATTGGAGCCATACTGAAGATGGAAATACAAGCTAAGGTAAAATTAATCATGTACCTCTTTCCAAAAAGAGAAGATAATTGTATAGGGCCCCAACCCAAAACTTGACACCTCtaaatacaaaagaaagaagcaaatcTTTTCTGTAAAACTTTAGTTTGGTTTCTGTGGAGCCAGCTGCATGGTATGACTTTTGACTTCATGTTCTGTTGTTTATTAAGCAGTTGAAACATAAAACAGCTAGGAACAGATGTTAGTTCTTCAGCAACTGGTGGACTTTGGCTTGGACTGACTCAGTGTAGACACTGTAAACTCCTGTTTATTTTAACCCAGCTGTGAGTTTTCAGTCTGTACTTTAAATAGCCACCATGTTGAGTTGAGTATTCACCCCAAGTTTGACAGAGATGGTAATAAACTCCCTTCATCCCTGGCTAGGTCTTCTTTTTTGGGAGTGAAGCACTGTAGGTTTTCAGTTTGCTGTTTAGAAAAACTCTTGACTCCTGACCTGGAAACTCCCTTCTTGAATAAATGGTCTAACTGGATTTTGGACTATGACTTGTACTTTAATGTTCGAAATGATAACAGAATGGATTTAACAGGACGAGTCAAATCAAAAAGGGACAGGGAGtaacaacttaaaaaaacaccaaatgtcCTTGTTTCAAAAATTTGAAAAGAAATAgtgaaaatatttgatttgaagAACATTCAAGGAAGGTGTTATAACCATTTTCTTTCCTGGAATCTGATGGTAGAGGGGAATTTGTCATATTTTAGCTATTTCACAGAGCAAAGCCACTAGATTTTGAAATGTAGAGTCCACAGAACCAAAGAGTTAGACTTAGGAGGCTTTTAACTTTGTGTTTCAACTCAGGAACATAACAGCAAAACGTCACAACGTCACACATTAGTTAACGATTAATAGAATGTTACTCGGCTGCAGTGTCAGCTGTACTTTAGGCCCTAATAAAATAATCCATGTTTTAATTTATCACAAACGACGTGATGAAAATCATATCCTTTATCATCATGACTGGACAGTTTGTAAAGAGGGATAAATCTGGTGcttattaaaaattattattatttttggacACTTACTGGCTAATAGGCAGataggaaatgaggaagggaagtTGCAGATATGTGATGTGTATTCAGTTATCAGGGCACTCCATTTTATGATACTTTTATTGTATCattgtttatgttttgtgctgttatgtatgtgttttctcgttgtgttttgtcttttttaatctatgtatgtatatgcatTGAGTTTTGTGCATCTTACAGTTTATTGtaagtattttattgtttagttttttgtattttaaaagcccATCTAGAGACGGGCTAGCGTAGTTTATAAATGCTGTGATATGTAGTATTAATTCATgctacagtggggagaacaagtatttgatacactgccaatttttgcaggttttcccacttacaaaacatgtagaagtctgtaattTTTAGAGACTTATTATGTGGCACATAAACAACACTAAATGCAGAGCTTCACTCTGATCTCCTGATATCTCtcgctcttgctctctctctctctctctctctctctctcccccctgtAGAGTCTAACAAGTTATGACGTGTGCAGCATCTTTCTGGGAACATCCACATTAATGGTGTGGGTTGGTGTTATCAGGTACCTGGGCTACTTCCAGAAATACAATGTGAGTGGGCAGTTTTCTACATCATTATACTATTATTAACCTTGTCCTGGAGCTCATATTGGTTACTAGTAGTCAGTAATAGTGTGTAGTAGAATACATTTCTGACTGATCAATGTACAGCAGCACGTTAC from Scomber japonicus isolate fScoJap1 chromosome 7, fScoJap1.pri, whole genome shotgun sequence encodes:
- the mcoln2 gene encoding mucolipin-2 isoform X1 is translated as MELLTRYLDRSNSISSTTTQDIIKEEMLRDDIKYYFMSPCEKYRARRHIPWKLGVQILKIVMITTQLILFGLNNQLVVSYKEENTMTFKNLFLKGYTGVDEDDYSIAVYTQQDVYDSLFYVLDQYSQLGQLSVGPISFAEDKDGSLLPLIVCKEYYRRGSVEPSEEAFDIDAQLETVCMSHDPLTANKWKTENSSFFDLDFYRLVDIKITFQLKGINLQTVRSRELPDCYSFYVSITFDNQCHSGKVKIFLDIDAQSSACIDWKISGTAQKNTHYILVFDGFVILVCLTSAVLCTRSIVLAIRLLQRFSRFLHENYNRKVCEDDQGEFLNGWYVLVIVSDLLAIIGAILKMEIQAKSLTSYDVCSIFLGTSTLMVWVGVIRYLGYFQKYNVLILTMKAAFPKVLRFCCCAGMIYLGYTFCGWIVLGPYHEKFEGLSRVSECLFSLVNGDDMFTTFAQLKDKNTLVWLFSRVYLYSFISLFIYMVLSLFIALITDAYETIKNYQKDGFPLTDLHKFLREQRDVPVVEEDSQTDDQVRYSMFCCCERRPENDNMTLIS
- the mcoln2 gene encoding mucolipin-2 isoform X2, whose translation is MKTTTALLSIHSKMSMTVCFMSWIRQLGQLSVGPISFAEDKDGSLLPLIVCKEYYRRGSVEPSEEAFDIDAQLETVCMSHDPLTANKWKTENSSFFDLDFYRLVDIKITFQLKGINLQTVRSRELPDCYSFYVSITFDNQCHSGKVKIFLDIDAQSSACIDWKISGTAQKNTHYILVFDGFVILVCLTSAVLCTRSIVLAIRLLQRFSRFLHENYNRKVCEDDQGEFLNGWYVLVIVSDLLAIIGAILKMEIQAKSLTSYDVCSIFLGTSTLMVWVGVIRYLGYFQKYNVLILTMKAAFPKVLRFCCCAGMIYLGYTFCGWIVLGPYHEKFEGLSRVSECLFSLVNGDDMFTTFAQLKDKNTLVWLFSRVYLYSFISLFIYMVLSLFIALITDAYETIKNYQKDGFPLTDLHKFLREQRDVPVVEEDSQTDDQVRYSMFCCCERRPENDNMTLIS